A window of the Plasmodium vivax chromosome 12, whole genome shotgun sequence genome harbors these coding sequences:
- a CDS encoding phosphoribosylpyrophosphate synthetase, putative (encoded by transcript PVX_116620A), which translates to MSFFLPKGCSTRKWYKRTNFFGQGNYERTLAVLLSSSVVYYCTLRDEERRREFKSHAKNVKRDLSSFLHWRQPNGGNETLFRSKAISFCDSSKKGFRHPLWRSEEKRPIEKMENAILFSGSSNPLLSKDIADHLGTILGRVHLKRFADGEVSMQFLESIRGKDVYIIQPTCPPVNENLIELLLMISTCRRASAKKITAVIPYYGYARQDRKLSSRVPISAADVARMIEAMGVDRVVAIDLHSGQIQGFFGPRVPVDNLEAQLIGLDYFTKKDLYKPVIVSPDAGGVYRARKFQDGLNHRGISECGIAMLIKQRTKPNEIEKMDLVGNVYDSDVIIVDDMIDTSGTLCEAAKQLKKHGARRVFAFATHGLFSGPAIDRIENSPLEEVVVTDTVKSNKNIDSCKKITKLSVSVLVADAIRRIHQKESLNDLFNIKG; encoded by the coding sequence atgagtttttttctccccaaaGGATGCAGCACAAGGAAGTGGTACAAGAGAACTAATTTTTTCGGTCAGGGCAATTACGAAAGGACGCTAGCTGTACTGTTAAGCAGTAGCGTCGTGTATTACTGCACACTGAGAGATGAGGAGAGGAGAAGGGAGTTCAAATCACAtgcgaaaaatgtaaagaggGACCTAAGTTCATTCCTCCATTGGAGGCAACCCAACGGTGGAAATGAGACCCTTTTCAGAAGCAAAGCCATATCCTTCTGCGAcagcagcaaaaagggattCCGTCACCCCTTGTGGAGATCAGAAGAGAAGAGGCCCatcgaaaaaatggagaatgCCATTCTCTTTAGTGGCTCCTCCAACCCCCTGTTAAGTAAAGACATCGCAGATCATCTGGGCACTATACTAGGGAGAGTACACTTGAAGAGATTCGCAGATGGGGAGGTCTCCATGCAATTCTTGGAAAGCATCCGAGGGAAGGATGTCTACATTATACAGCCAACATGTCCTCCTGTTAACGAAAATCTAATTGAGTTATTACTAATGATTTCAACCTGTAGGAGAGCATCCGCGAAGAAGATCACCGCAGTGATCCCCTACTATGGGTATGCAAGACAGGATAGGAAGCTAAGTTCTAGGGTACCCATATCAGCAGCTGATGTTGCCAGGATGATAGAAGCTATGGGAGTAGACCGTGTGGTTGCCATAGATTTACATTCGGGACAAATACAAGGGTTCTTTGGCCCTAGAGTACCTGTAGATAATTTAGAAGCCCAACTGATAGGGCTAGACTACTTCACCAAGAAGGACCTATACAAGCCCGTAATCGTATCCCCAGATGCGGGGGGGGTATACCGAGCAAGGAAGTTCCAAGACGGGCTCAACCACCGCGGGATAAGTGAATGTGGTATTGCCATGTTAATAAAGCAGAGGACCAAACCGaatgaaattgaaaaaatggacCTCGTTGGAAATGTATACGACTCGGATGTGATCATAGTAGATGATATGATCGACACGTCTGGAACTTTATGTGAAGCTGCCAAGCAACTGAAGAAGCATGGCGCCAGGAGAGTGTTCGCCTTCGCTACGCACGGCCTTTTCTCCGGACCCGCTATTGACCGCATCGAGAATTCCCCCCTCGAGGAGGTCGTCGTGACGGACACCGTCAAGTCGAACAAGAACATCGACAGCTGCAAGAAGATCACCAAGCTGAGCGTCTCCGTGCTCGTGGCCGACGCGATAAGGCGCATCCACCAGAAGGAGTCGCTCAACGACCTGTTCAACATAAAGGGGTAG
- a CDS encoding U6 snRNA-associated Sm-like protein LSm6, putative (encoded by transcript PVX_116625A), with the protein MSSNSPKDFVESLKGRVVIVRLNNGSDFKGILACLDERMNVALEQTEEFFEGELVESYYDAFIRGNNVFYIRAIDDE; encoded by the coding sequence ATGAGCTCCAACTCGCCGAAGGACTTTGTCGAGAGCCTGAAGGGGCGAGTTGTTATAGTGCGCCTGAACAACGGGTCAGATTTCAAGGGCATTTTGGCCTGCCTGGATGAACGCATGAACGTCGCGCTGGAGCAGACCGAGGAGTTCTTTGAGGGCGAGCTCGTCGAGAGCTACTACGACGCCTTCATTCGCGGCAACAACGTGTTTTACATTCGCGCCATCGACGATGAGTAG
- a CDS encoding lactate dehydrogenase (encoded by transcript PVX_116630A): MTPKPKIVLVGSGMIGGVMATLIVQKNLGDVVMFDVVKNMPQGKALDTSHSNVMAYSNCKVTGSNSYDDLKGADVVIVTAGFTKAPGKSDKEWNRDDLLPLNNKIMIEIGGHIKNLCPNAFIIVVTNPVDVMVQLLFEHSGVPKNKIIGLGGVLDTSRLKYYISQKLNVCPRDVNALIVGAHGNKMVLLKRYITVGGIPLQEFINNKKITDEEVEGIFDRTVNTALEIVNLLASPYVAPAAAIIEMAESYLKDIKKVLVCSTLLEGQYGHSNIFGGTPLVIGGTGVEQVIELQLNAEEKTKFDEAVAETKRMKALI, translated from the coding sequence ATGACGCCGAAACCCAAAATTGTGCTCGTCGGGTCGGGCATGATCGGAGGCGTGATGGCCACGCTGATTGTGCAGAAGAACCTGGGGGACGTAGTGATGTTTGACGTAGTGAAAAACATGCCCCAAGGAAAGGCACTAGATACGTCTCACTCGAATGTGATGGCTTATTCCAATTGCAAGGTGACTGGCTCGAACTCGTATGATGACTTGAAGGGAGCCGACGTGGTGATCGTCACTGCGGGATTTACTAAAGCACCAGGAAAGAGCGACAAGGAATGGAACCGAGATGATTTACTCCCCttgaataacaaaattatgattGAGATTGGGGGACATATTAAGAACCTTTGCCCCAATGCCTTTATCATTGTGGTGACGAACCCAGTGGACGTGATGGTGCAGTTACTCTTCGAGCATTCCGGAgtcccaaaaaataaaatcatcgGATTAGGTGGTGTGCTAGATACATCTAGACTGAAATATTACATATCGCAGAAGTTGAACGTCTGCCCGAGAGATGTTAATGCACTCATTGTCGGTGCACATGGGAACAAGATGGTTCTCCTGAAAAGGTACATCACAGTTGGAGGTATCCCATTGCaagaatttattaataacaaaaagattacagatgaagaagtggaaggCATATTTGATCGCACTGTGAACACTGCTTTGGAGATTGTGAACCTCCTTGCCTCTCCTTATGTTGCCCCAGCTGCTGCCATCATCGAAATGGCCGAATCTTATTTGAAGGATATAAAGAAAGTGCTTGTTTGTTCCACTCTACTAGAGGGACAATACGGCCACAGCAACATCTTTGGTGGTACTCCTCTCGTTATCGGGGGCACCGGAGTTGAGCAAGTCATCGAGTTGCAGCTGAATGCCGAGGAGAAGACCAAGTTCGACGAGGCAGTTGCGGAGACTAAAAGGATGAAGGCGCTCATTTAA
- a CDS encoding dihydrofolate synthase/folylpolyglutamate synthase, putative (encoded by transcript PVX_116635A), translating into MGSGKGGEATERYGECLTRLYRTHSLKLGLERMKALSESFGNPGDSYKTIHVAGTNGKGSVCHKISVSLKLRNYRVGLFTSPHVFSLRERIKVDDECISEEDLVSLVGEVWKKADELDLKPSFFETVTIVAYLFFRAKGVDYAVVETGIGGRLDATNILKKPDLVIITSIGYDHQQLLGTHLSDICEEKIGIIKRSTSVVVGPSVSLYRSLFTRATDLGCTLTVVPPEPRGETFNEENTRIATEALKVLKVDAPSDPILQAVICVKPPLRMQYLASEQLEHVMKKVSPSPGSFTSGASLPLAVILDVGHNETAVDRLCQDVNCFHKGRPIRVCVCATRPRSLAIFQPLVAHFQGLLQVGSGEEKSGTTWSGVPSLPDALLPFRRTISLLRIPIMWTRLPICPPLLRLRLPIFPPPPQDVLYLPSLNDRTYDFAEVAEMLNGDEQISGELRGLLLRSAEKVTGWLAGNPYTRGKAGEGAPKSTIPLIVKNAFLECCKDKSILLICGTFFMFDEVLPVFDIRSDLQDPISMNEPSPM; encoded by the exons atGGGAAGCGGAAAAGGTGGGGAAGCAACGGAGAGGTACGGGGAGTGCCTGACAAGGCTCTATCGAACGCACTCTCTAAAGTTGGGGCTGGAAAGAATGAAGGCGCTAAGCGAGAGCTTCGGAAATCCAGGTGATAGTTACAAGACAATTCACGTGGCTGGCACGAATGGAAAAGGATCCGTGTGCCACAAAATAAGTGTCTCTTTAAAGCTGCGCAACTACAGAGTGGGGCTGTTTACATCTCCACATGTATTCTCCCTCCGAGAAAGAATCAAAGTGGATGACGAGTGTATAAGTGAAGAGGACTTGGTCTCTCTCGTGGGGGAAGTTTGGAAGAAGGCAGACGAGCTGGACCTGAAGCCATCCTTTTTTGAAACTGTAACCATCGTTGCGTATCTGTTCTTTAGAGCGAAAGGTGTGGATTATGCAGTCGTGGAGACTGGGATTGGGGGTCGCCTAGATGCAAccaacattttgaagaagccaGATTTGGTCATCATCACCTCGATTGGCTACGATCATCAACAGCTCTTAGGGACCCACCTCAGTGACATttgcgaagaaaaaattgggatAATTAAACGCAGCACAAGTGTAGTCGTCGGGCCGTCCGTATCACTCTATAGGAGCCTCTTCACCAGAGCTACCGACTTGGGCTGCACCCTTACGGTCGTCCCACCGGAACCTCGCGGAGAGACATTCAACGAGGAAAACACAAGAATAGCAACGGAGGCGCTTAAGGTCCTAAAGGTAGATGCTCCATCAGATCCCATTCTCCAAGCAGTAATATGTGTGAAGCCTCCACTAAGGATGCAGTACCTTGCTAGTGAACAGCTGGAGCATGTGATGAAGAAggtttccccctcccctgggAGTTTCACCAGTGGGGCTTCTCTCCCCCTGGCTGTCATCCTCGACGTGGGCCACAACGAAACGGCCGTCGATCGGCTCTGCCAAGATGTCAACTGCTTCCACAAGGGCAGGCCCATACGCGTCTGCGTCTGCGCCACCCGCCCGCGCAGCCTGGCCATCTTCCAGCCCCTCGTGGCGCACTTCCAGGGCCTCCTCCAGGTGGGCAGCGGCGAGGAGAAAAGCGGAACGACGTGGAGCGGAGTTCCGTCCCTCCCCGACGCGCTGTTGCCTTTTCGACGCACTATATCGCTTCTTCGTATTCCTATTATGTGGACTCGTCTGCCAATTTGCCCACCTCTCCTTCGTCTGCGTCTACcaatttttcctccccccccgcaggacgTCCTGTACCTCCCCTCCCTGAACGACCGCACGTACGATTTCGCCGAAGTTGCAGAAATGCTCAACGGAGACGAGCAGATAAGTGGCGAGCTGCGGGGGCTGCTACTGCGCAGCGCCGAGAAGGTGACTGGGTGGCTGGCAGGCAACCCCTACACGCGCGGTAAGGCTGGCGAAGGCGCGCCCAAGA GCACCATCCCCCTGATCGTGAAAAACGCCTTCCTCGAGTGCTGCAAGGACAAGTCCATTTTGCTTATCTGCGGGACCTTTTTCATGTTTGATGAAGTCCTGCCCGTCTTT